In the genome of Myroides phaeus, one region contains:
- the dnaB gene encoding replicative DNA helicase, with translation MEQAKDFRPMKSFSKEIVSLEKGKLPPQAVDLEEAVLGAMMIDKKGIDEVIDILQPDAFYKDAHKHIFEAIDQLFVGNQPIDLLTVSTQLRKNGKLDLVGGDYYLVSLTQKITSSAHIEFHSRIILQKFIQRSLIRISNEIIENAYDETSDVFDLLDQAESKLYEVTQGNIKKSSETAQSLVAQAKKRIEEISTKEGLSGLPTGFHKLDALTSGWQPSDLIIIAARPGMGKTAFVLSMARNIAIDSGAGVAVFSLEMSSVQLITRLISSETGLSSEKLRTGKLEKHEWEQLNVKVKDLERAPLFIDDTPSLSIFDLRAKARRLASQHGIKLIIIDYLQLMTAGGNSKGGGNREQEISTISRTLKALAKELDVPVIALSQLSRAVETRGTSKRPLLSDLRESGAIEQDADIVSFIYRPEYYKIEEWDDEERSPTAGQAEFIVAKHRNGGLDNIRLKFLGQFGKFDNLEEDSFGTGFISSAMNEEGNQGYGQNLTNTLPPASQVFNSPANNNFNDDDVPF, from the coding sequence ATGGAGCAAGCTAAAGATTTTAGACCAATGAAGTCTTTTTCTAAGGAGATCGTTTCTCTGGAAAAAGGAAAGTTACCACCTCAAGCAGTTGATTTAGAGGAGGCTGTATTGGGTGCAATGATGATTGATAAAAAAGGTATTGATGAGGTAATTGATATTTTACAGCCAGATGCTTTTTATAAAGATGCTCATAAGCATATTTTTGAAGCGATTGATCAGTTATTCGTAGGTAACCAACCTATTGACTTGTTAACTGTTTCTACGCAACTTCGTAAAAATGGAAAACTTGATTTAGTAGGAGGGGATTACTATTTGGTTAGCTTAACTCAGAAAATTACGTCTTCAGCACATATCGAATTTCACTCACGTATCATTTTACAGAAGTTCATTCAGAGAAGTTTAATTCGCATTTCAAATGAAATTATTGAGAATGCATACGACGAGACAAGTGATGTGTTTGATTTATTAGATCAAGCAGAGTCTAAGTTGTATGAAGTTACTCAAGGAAATATTAAAAAGAGTTCAGAGACAGCTCAGTCTCTTGTTGCTCAGGCAAAAAAGAGAATTGAAGAAATTAGTACAAAAGAGGGGTTAAGTGGGCTTCCAACAGGATTCCATAAACTTGATGCACTTACATCTGGATGGCAACCAAGTGACTTGATCATTATTGCTGCTCGTCCTGGTATGGGTAAGACAGCTTTTGTCTTGTCTATGGCACGTAATATCGCGATTGATTCAGGAGCTGGTGTAGCTGTGTTTTCATTAGAGATGTCTTCTGTACAGTTGATTACTCGTTTGATTTCATCTGAAACAGGTCTTTCATCAGAAAAACTACGTACAGGTAAATTAGAAAAGCACGAGTGGGAACAATTAAACGTGAAGGTAAAGGACTTAGAACGTGCACCTTTATTTATTGATGATACGCCTTCATTGTCTATTTTCGATTTACGTGCAAAAGCAAGACGTTTAGCTTCACAACACGGTATTAAGTTGATTATTATTGACTATTTGCAGTTAATGACTGCAGGAGGTAATTCTAAAGGAGGAGGAAACCGTGAGCAAGAGATTTCTACTATTTCACGTACTTTGAAAGCATTAGCAAAAGAGCTTGATGTTCCTGTTATTGCCTTATCTCAGTTATCGCGTGCTGTGGAAACGCGTGGTACGTCAAAAAGACCTTTATTATCCGATTTAAGGGAGTCTGGGGCGATTGAGCAAGATGCGGATATTGTATCGTTTATTTATCGACCAGAGTACTATAAAATTGAAGAATGGGATGATGAAGAAAGAAGTCCAACTGCAGGACAAGCTGAATTTATTGTAGCAAAACACAGAAATGGTGGATTAGATAACATAAGACTGAAGTTCTTAGGACAATTTGGTAAGTTTGATAATCTTGAGGAAGATAGTTTTGGAACAGGCTTTATTTCATCAGCAATGAATGAAGAAGGGAACCAAGGTTATGGGCAAAACCTAACTAATACTCTCCCTCCAGCTTCACAAGTATTTAATAGTCCAGCGAACAATAATTTTAACGATGATGATGTTCCTTTTTAA
- a CDS encoding acetyl-CoA carboxylase carboxyltransferase subunit alpha, with amino-acid sequence MEYLDFELPIKELEEQLGKCTLIGEESDVDVSATCKQIEKKLEETKKSIYKNLTAWQRVQLSRHPNRPYTMDYIKALCGDTFLELFGDRNVKDDKAMVGGLGKIGDQSFMFVGQQKGYNTKTRQFRNFGMANPEGYRKALRLMQMAEKFNIPIVALIDTPGAYPGLEAEERGQGEAIARNIFEMFRIKVPIICIIVGEGASGGALGIGVGDKVTMLENTWYSVISPESCSSILWRSWEYKEQAAESLKLTSFDMKKNKLVDDIIKEPLGGAHTNREETFASVKKYIVDTYASLQKVPTEKLLANRMEKYFEMGEYRD; translated from the coding sequence ATGGAATATTTAGATTTTGAACTTCCAATTAAAGAGCTTGAAGAGCAGTTGGGTAAATGTACGTTGATAGGAGAGGAATCTGATGTTGATGTATCAGCGACTTGCAAACAAATTGAGAAGAAATTAGAAGAAACCAAAAAGAGCATATATAAGAATCTAACGGCTTGGCAAAGAGTTCAATTGTCAAGACACCCAAATAGACCTTATACTATGGACTATATCAAAGCATTATGTGGAGATACATTTTTAGAACTTTTCGGAGATAGAAATGTAAAAGACGATAAAGCAATGGTAGGTGGTTTAGGTAAAATCGGTGATCAAAGTTTTATGTTCGTTGGTCAACAAAAAGGTTACAACACTAAAACGAGACAGTTTAGAAACTTCGGAATGGCAAATCCTGAAGGATATAGAAAAGCTCTACGTTTAATGCAAATGGCAGAGAAATTCAATATTCCAATCGTTGCTTTGATTGATACTCCTGGAGCATATCCTGGTTTAGAAGCAGAGGAAAGAGGACAAGGAGAAGCTATTGCACGTAATATTTTCGAAATGTTCCGTATTAAAGTGCCAATCATCTGTATTATTGTAGGTGAAGGTGCTTCAGGAGGAGCTTTAGGAATTGGTGTAGGAGACAAAGTAACGATGCTTGAAAATACTTGGTATTCTGTTATTTCACCAGAGTCATGTTCTTCAATTTTATGGAGAAGCTGGGAATATAAAGAGCAAGCAGCAGAGTCTTTAAAATTAACTTCTTTTGATATGAAGAAAAATAAGTTAGTTGACGATATTATTAAAGAACCTCTTGGAGGAGCTCATACTAATAGAGAAGAGACTTTTGCAAGTGTTAAGAAATACATTGTAGACACTTATGCTTCTTTACAGAAAGTACCAACAGAAAAGCTTTTAGCTAATCGTATGGAGAAATATTTTGAAATGGGAGAATACAGAGACTAA
- a CDS encoding DMT family transporter, translating into MLADNIKSYIYLHIIVFIWGFTAILGHLITLEALPLVWYRILIAVVTLGIMFLFKRQTLQASKGKILQFFGAGLVIALHWLTFFWAIKVSNISVTLACLSTGAFFASILEPIFFKRRIIGYEVLFGFIVICALALIFSVSGEYVEGIVLGLSSACLSATFSIINSKLVKHTAAPIITFYEMLGGLLILSVFLLFTGSFTSEFFTVSLTDWFWLFILGVFCTAFAFLGSVYIMKFLTPFTVMLTINLEPVYGILLAVLLFKDSEKMNSEFYVGALLILSTVVLNAIVKNRKKRKLSLK; encoded by the coding sequence ATGCTCGCAGATAATATAAAAAGTTACATCTATCTTCATATAATCGTTTTTATATGGGGATTCACAGCAATTTTAGGGCATTTAATTACCTTAGAAGCGTTGCCATTAGTTTGGTATCGTATTTTAATAGCTGTCGTTACTTTAGGGATTATGTTTTTGTTTAAAAGACAAACACTTCAAGCTTCAAAAGGAAAGATACTTCAGTTTTTTGGAGCAGGATTAGTCATTGCGTTGCATTGGTTGACATTCTTTTGGGCAATTAAAGTTTCTAATATTTCTGTTACATTAGCTTGTTTATCCACAGGAGCTTTTTTTGCTTCTATATTGGAACCAATCTTTTTTAAACGAAGAATAATTGGATACGAAGTATTGTTTGGCTTTATCGTTATCTGTGCCTTAGCTTTAATATTTAGTGTAAGTGGAGAGTATGTAGAGGGGATAGTTTTAGGATTGTCATCTGCTTGTTTGTCAGCCACTTTTTCAATCATTAATAGCAAGTTAGTTAAACATACAGCAGCACCAATTATCACATTTTATGAGATGTTAGGAGGTCTGCTAATACTATCAGTATTTCTTCTTTTTACAGGGAGTTTTACAAGTGAATTTTTTACAGTAAGTTTGACGGATTGGTTTTGGCTTTTCATTTTAGGAGTTTTTTGTACAGCATTTGCTTTCTTAGGCTCTGTTTATATAATGAAGTTTTTAACGCCTTTTACCGTGATGTTGACTATTAATTTAGAACCCGTTTATGGTATTTTATTAGCGGTTTTATTGTTTAAGGATAGTGAAAAAATGAACTCCGAATTTTATGTTGGAGCCTTATTAATACTGAGTACTGTTGTGTTAAATGCGATAGTAAAAAATAGAAAAAAGAGAAAACTTAGTCTCAAATAG
- a CDS encoding LptF/LptG family permease — translation MKIIDWYILKRYLATFFVMLLLFVPIGIVIDVSEKINKMLANKVPVSAILLYYLDFTIYFANMLFPIFLFISIIWFTSKLANNTEIVAILSSGISFTRFLRPYIVGATFVSLFALIMSVFIVPKASQGYNDFRYKYLKRDEVRESQNVYRQISANEFIYVSNFNYNSKTGYNFSMEVFDENKLVSKTTANRIVWNPETENYTLYDYFKRDVGEGEDQLEKAEQKDMTLDFDIDDLTPVVYAAETMQLGPLKRFIEKEQMRGSSNINTYLVVLYKKYSIPVSAFILTIIAVSVSSMKRRGGMGVNLAIGIALAFIYVFFDKIFGTLAEASSIPPLFAVWFPNIVFGILAIFLLRNARR, via the coding sequence ATGAAGATTATAGACTGGTATATACTTAAAAGGTATTTGGCAACATTTTTTGTAATGTTATTACTTTTTGTACCGATTGGAATCGTTATTGATGTCTCTGAGAAAATCAACAAGATGTTAGCAAATAAAGTACCGGTTTCGGCGATACTATTGTATTACCTTGACTTTACAATTTATTTTGCTAACATGTTGTTTCCTATTTTCCTGTTTATATCTATTATTTGGTTTACTTCAAAACTGGCAAATAATACAGAGATTGTAGCTATTCTTAGTTCGGGTATTTCTTTTACTCGTTTTTTAAGACCTTATATAGTAGGAGCTACATTTGTTTCTTTATTTGCGTTAATAATGTCTGTTTTTATTGTTCCAAAGGCAAGTCAGGGCTATAACGATTTTAGATATAAATACCTTAAACGAGATGAGGTTCGCGAGAGTCAGAATGTTTATAGACAGATTAGTGCGAATGAGTTTATCTACGTAAGTAACTTTAATTATAATTCAAAAACAGGTTATAACTTCTCAATGGAGGTTTTTGACGAGAATAAATTGGTGTCAAAAACGACAGCAAACCGTATTGTTTGGAATCCAGAAACAGAGAATTATACGTTGTATGATTATTTTAAAAGAGATGTAGGAGAAGGAGAAGATCAGCTTGAAAAGGCAGAGCAAAAAGATATGACGTTAGATTTTGATATTGACGATTTAACGCCTGTAGTTTATGCTGCTGAAACAATGCAATTGGGACCACTGAAACGTTTTATTGAAAAAGAACAGATGCGAGGGTCTTCTAATATCAATACCTATCTTGTAGTATTGTATAAAAAATATAGTATTCCTGTTTCTGCATTTATCTTGACGATTATTGCTGTATCTGTATCTTCAATGAAGAGAAGAGGAGGAATGGGGGTTAACTTAGCAATTGGTATTGCTTTAGCCTTTATCTATGTGTTTTTTGACAAAATATTTGGTACGCTTGCAGAGGCGTCAAGTATTCCTCCATTATTTGCAGTTTGGTTTCCGAATATAGTATTTGGTATTTTAGCAATCTTTTTGTTACGCAATGCTCGCAGATAA
- the tgt gene encoding tRNA guanosine(34) transglycosylase Tgt, whose translation MKFDLLHTDANSRARAGKVTLDHGVIETPIFMPVGTVASVKGVHQRELKEEVNPDIILGNTYHLYLRPKMEILKQAGGLHKFMNWDRNILTDSGGFQVYSLSGNRKIKEEGVKFKSHIDGSYHFFSPESVMEVQRTIGADIIMAFDECTPYPCDYRYAKRSMHRTHRWLDRCVDHLAKVPEMYGYSQTLFPIVQGSTFKDLRQQSAEYIANVGAAGNAIGGLSVGEPAEEMYAMTELVTDILPKEKPRYLMGVGTPINILENIALGVDMFDCVMPTRNARNGMLFTANGTINMKNKKWENDFSPIDENGYTWVDTEYSKAYLRHLFAANESLGKQIATIHNLGFYMWLVREARRQILAGTFTEWKNKMVKQLGQRL comes from the coding sequence ATGAAGTTCGACTTATTACATACAGACGCTAATTCTCGTGCTCGTGCCGGGAAAGTTACGCTTGACCACGGTGTTATTGAAACGCCAATTTTTATGCCAGTAGGAACTGTTGCTTCGGTAAAAGGAGTTCACCAAAGAGAGCTTAAAGAAGAGGTAAATCCAGATATTATTCTTGGAAATACGTACCATCTTTATTTAAGACCTAAAATGGAGATTCTTAAACAAGCCGGAGGATTACACAAGTTTATGAACTGGGATCGTAATATTTTAACGGATAGTGGTGGATTTCAAGTTTATTCTCTTTCTGGAAATCGTAAGATTAAAGAAGAGGGAGTAAAGTTTAAATCTCATATCGATGGTTCTTACCATTTCTTCTCTCCAGAGAGTGTTATGGAAGTTCAAAGAACAATTGGTGCAGATATCATTATGGCATTTGACGAATGTACGCCTTATCCTTGTGATTATAGATATGCAAAAAGATCTATGCATCGTACACACCGTTGGTTAGACAGATGTGTTGATCACTTGGCTAAAGTACCTGAAATGTATGGGTATTCTCAAACGTTATTTCCAATTGTACAAGGAAGTACATTTAAAGATTTAAGACAGCAATCAGCAGAGTATATCGCTAATGTTGGAGCTGCCGGAAATGCTATTGGAGGATTGTCAGTAGGAGAACCAGCAGAAGAAATGTATGCAATGACGGAGTTGGTAACTGATATTTTACCAAAAGAAAAGCCTCGTTATTTAATGGGGGTTGGAACGCCAATTAATATTTTAGAGAATATTGCTTTAGGAGTAGATATGTTTGACTGTGTTATGCCAACGCGTAATGCACGTAACGGAATGTTGTTTACTGCAAATGGTACTATCAATATGAAAAACAAGAAGTGGGAAAATGATTTTTCACCGATTGATGAGAATGGGTACACTTGGGTAGATACAGAATATTCAAAAGCATATTTACGTCACTTGTTTGCTGCGAATGAGTCTTTAGGGAAACAAATCGCAACAATTCACAATTTAGGTTTCTATATGTGGTTAGTACGCGAAGCACGTCGTCAGATTTTAGCTGGTACTTTCACAGAGTGGAAAAACAAAATGGTAAAACAATTAGGACAACGTTTATAA
- a CDS encoding FecCD family ABC transporter permease, which yields MSKKIGIGGLFVVLAVVFVMNIATGSIHIPFFKVVQILFGEVEVKDTWKYIVLNYRLPKAVVAVLVGVALSLSGLLMQTLFRNPMAESYVLGISSGASLGVAFLILGSAFLPISLVPILTSSYGIALVSILGSLGLLLLVLLISNTVRNTVTVLIVGLMFGSFANAVVSILTYFSSAEQLKRFTFWSMGSLGNLTWDTIALFSSVVFIGLIGCLFLVRTLDALLLGDNYALSMGINIRNSRNMIILVTSLLAGVSTAFVGPIAFVGLAVPHIARLLLKVSSHRYLIISTALLGGVLMLLCDILTQIKGESFLLPINAVTSIFGAPIVIWLLLRNKVQS from the coding sequence ATGAGTAAGAAAATAGGTATAGGAGGATTATTTGTTGTATTGGCAGTGGTATTTGTAATGAATATTGCTACTGGGAGCATTCACATTCCTTTTTTTAAGGTAGTGCAAATATTGTTTGGAGAGGTTGAGGTAAAAGATACTTGGAAGTATATTGTTCTTAATTATCGCTTACCTAAGGCAGTTGTAGCTGTTTTAGTAGGAGTTGCTCTATCGTTGAGTGGGCTATTAATGCAAACCTTATTTCGCAATCCTATGGCAGAGTCCTATGTATTAGGAATTAGTTCAGGAGCCAGCTTAGGTGTTGCATTTTTGATTTTAGGTTCTGCTTTTTTACCCATTTCATTGGTTCCTATTTTGACTTCATCTTACGGAATAGCGTTAGTGTCTATTTTAGGAAGCTTAGGCCTTTTACTATTAGTTTTACTGATTTCGAATACAGTCAGAAATACAGTAACTGTTTTGATTGTAGGGTTGATGTTTGGTAGTTTTGCCAATGCTGTAGTGAGTATACTGACTTATTTTAGTAGTGCAGAACAATTAAAGCGTTTTACGTTTTGGTCTATGGGGAGTTTGGGCAATTTAACTTGGGATACAATCGCCTTATTTAGTTCGGTAGTTTTTATCGGTTTAATAGGGTGTTTGTTTTTAGTACGTACACTTGATGCTTTGCTTTTAGGAGATAACTATGCCTTATCAATGGGAATAAATATCAGAAATTCTCGCAATATGATAATTTTGGTTACAAGTTTATTGGCAGGTGTATCTACAGCTTTTGTAGGGCCAATTGCCTTTGTAGGTTTAGCCGTGCCTCATATAGCTCGGTTATTGTTAAAAGTGAGTAGCCATCGTTATTTGATTATTTCTACCGCTTTATTAGGAGGAGTATTGATGTTGTTATGTGATATATTGACACAAATAAAGGGAGAGTCGTTTTTATTGCCAATTAATGCAGTTACCTCTATATTTGGAGCACCAATAGTTATATGGTTATTATTGAGGAATAAAGTACAGTCTTAA
- a CDS encoding ABC transporter substrate-binding protein, translating into MKNIKNFFIIAFLSITVFSCKKKQEKETTVAATNDIEYANGLAIYTYDKFTVVKVLQPWAGADKEFTYVLYKENGLVVPDSLRKFPQVKVPIDRVIATSTTHLPSLVALGEEQTLVGFPGLDYISSQPIRDLINAGSVKELGQNEQINTELALDLEPTAIVAFAMDDNNAALHTIQQSGIPVIYNGDWVEQTPLGKAEWIKLFGALYGKEAEAKLFFDNVTKNYNKVLELVKDVTEYPTVMSGAMYQDVWYLPQGQSWVAMYFKDAKADYLWKDSEGTGSLSLSFEAVFDKAAKAKYWVNPAQFETLTDMQQANPHYAQFDAFKSKNVFSFAPKKGEKGGSVFYEYGPNRPDLVLKDLVYIFHPEVLGDEYKPTFYEQLK; encoded by the coding sequence ATGAAAAATATAAAGAATTTTTTTATAATAGCTTTTTTGTCTATCACTGTTTTCTCTTGTAAAAAGAAGCAAGAGAAAGAAACAACAGTTGCAGCAACAAACGATATTGAATACGCTAACGGATTAGCTATTTATACCTATGATAAGTTTACTGTTGTCAAAGTTTTACAACCTTGGGCAGGGGCTGATAAAGAGTTTACTTATGTTTTATACAAAGAAAACGGATTAGTGGTGCCAGATTCATTGCGCAAGTTTCCACAAGTAAAAGTGCCGATTGATCGTGTAATAGCAACTTCTACTACTCATTTGCCGTCTTTAGTGGCTTTAGGAGAGGAGCAAACACTGGTTGGTTTTCCTGGTTTAGATTATATTTCTTCTCAACCGATAAGAGATTTAATTAATGCAGGTAGTGTGAAAGAGCTGGGGCAAAATGAACAGATAAATACGGAACTTGCTTTAGATTTAGAGCCAACCGCAATTGTTGCTTTTGCAATGGATGATAATAATGCGGCTCTGCATACAATTCAACAAAGTGGAATACCTGTAATTTACAATGGTGATTGGGTAGAACAGACTCCTTTAGGAAAAGCTGAGTGGATTAAATTATTTGGTGCTTTATATGGGAAAGAGGCAGAAGCTAAGTTGTTTTTTGATAATGTAACAAAGAATTATAATAAGGTATTAGAGCTTGTAAAAGATGTTACAGAATATCCAACTGTGATGAGTGGTGCTATGTATCAAGATGTTTGGTATTTACCACAAGGTCAAAGTTGGGTAGCAATGTACTTTAAAGATGCAAAAGCAGACTATCTGTGGAAGGACAGTGAGGGGACAGGAAGTTTGTCATTGTCTTTCGAAGCTGTTTTTGACAAAGCAGCAAAGGCTAAATATTGGGTTAACCCTGCGCAGTTTGAAACATTGACAGATATGCAACAGGCGAATCCTCATTATGCGCAATTTGACGCTTTTAAAAGTAAAAACGTGTTTTCTTTTGCTCCTAAAAAGGGCGAAAAGGGAGGAAGCGTTTTTTATGAATATGGACCTAATAGACCTGATTTGGTCTTGAAGGATTTAGTCTATATTTTTCACCCAGAGGTTTTAGGAGACGAGTATAAGCCTACTTTTTACGAACAGCTAAAATAG